The Effusibacillus lacus genome window below encodes:
- a CDS encoding DUF84 family protein, with amino-acid sequence MLRVAVGSSNPAKVKAVQAAFEALGHQVHVVGFDVESGVSAQPFSDEETVEGALNRAKAAIHMQSDQGPFELK; translated from the coding sequence ATGCTGCGAGTTGCGGTAGGATCCAGTAATCCGGCCAAGGTAAAGGCTGTACAAGCTGCTTTTGAAGCGCTGGGACATCAGGTGCATGTTGTCGGGTTTGATGTGGAGTCCGGGGTGTCGGCACAGCCTTTTTCCGATGAGGAAACTGTTGAAGGGGCCCTGAATCGTGCGAAAGCGGCGATCCATATGCAGTCTGATCAGGGTCCCTTTGAACTTAAATGA
- a CDS encoding UxaA family hydrolase yields the protein MANLYGYRRENGTVGIRNHVVVIPVDDLSNAACEAVARQVTGTFTIPHPFGFCQAYTD from the coding sequence GTGGCAAACCTTTATGGATACAGACGGGAAAATGGGACGGTCGGCATCCGCAACCATGTGGTAGTCATTCCTGTAGACGATCTGTCCAACGCGGCTTGTGAAGCGGTTGCCAGACAGGTGACTGGAACCTTTACCATTCCGCACCCTTTTGGATTTTGTCAAGCTTACACCGATTGA
- a CDS encoding hydroxyacid dehydrogenase: MGLVIAEDLWQPLPEWARNKYEIVYDPRLYADRDRLQTVAKSAKALIVRNKTLVDRELLEQLPELRVIGRLGVGLDNIDLETCRERKVKVVAARGCNANAVAEYVIAAMFHTVRPLNQYDKSVRNGAWDRFQCMGGELHGRTLGLIGVGDIGQRVAFRTRSLGIRVIAHDPYVLASNMVVQDFGVHLLPLEEVCRLSDFLSVHVPLTSATRHLIGERELSIMKDTAVLINTSRGGILDESALFKSLKQSPRRYAVLDVREKEPPDAKDSLQELPNVLLTPHIAGITHESSERVVELVLGDIDRVLSGLPAVSAVV; the protein is encoded by the coding sequence TTGGGGCTGGTTATTGCGGAAGATCTATGGCAGCCGCTTCCCGAATGGGCAAGGAACAAATATGAAATCGTATATGATCCGAGACTTTATGCAGACAGAGATCGCCTGCAAACGGTGGCAAAGAGCGCTAAAGCTTTGATCGTTCGCAACAAGACCCTTGTCGACCGGGAGTTGTTGGAACAGTTGCCCGAGCTGAGGGTTATAGGCAGGTTGGGTGTGGGTTTGGACAATATCGACCTGGAGACATGCCGTGAGCGGAAGGTGAAGGTAGTGGCCGCCAGGGGCTGCAATGCAAATGCTGTCGCCGAATATGTCATAGCCGCCATGTTCCACACTGTCAGACCGCTTAACCAGTACGACAAGTCAGTCCGAAATGGTGCTTGGGACCGTTTCCAATGCATGGGCGGGGAACTCCACGGGCGTACTCTGGGGCTGATCGGCGTGGGAGACATCGGCCAACGAGTCGCGTTCCGGACCCGATCATTGGGAATTCGTGTAATAGCCCATGACCCTTATGTACTGGCTTCAAACATGGTGGTACAGGATTTCGGCGTTCACCTGCTTCCGCTGGAAGAGGTTTGCCGGTTATCCGACTTCCTGTCCGTTCATGTTCCGCTGACCTCTGCCACCCGACATCTGATTGGGGAAAGAGAACTGTCTATCATGAAAGACACAGCGGTACTCATCAATACATCTCGCGGTGGCATTCTTGACGAATCCGCATTATTCAAGTCTCTAAAGCAATCTCCCCGGCGATATGCCGTCCTTGATGTCAGGGAGAAGGAACCACCCGACGCCAAGGATTCCCTGCAGGAATTGCCCAATGTACTGCTGACTCCCCACATTGCGGGAATCACTCATGAATCGTCGGAACGGGTTGTGGAGTTGGTGTTGGGAGATATTGACCGGGTTCTGTCGGGCTTGCCCGCTGTTTCTGCTGTTGTTTAA
- a CDS encoding M23 family metallopeptidase, giving the protein MILFALFIVCEPVYHNPPGMKAPWPGGKTYRCEQGNHTPPSHDNIHDFYAWDFKLPYGSPVVAAATGTVHFVGITGEDGYGNRIRILHWNGVYSLYAHLSSFCVSVGQRVERGQIIGYSGMTGYATGPHLHFSIIDRQGHGLPSRFADIGIPVTGEYCTSQNWYAKNHFYKD; this is encoded by the coding sequence ATGATCCTTTTTGCTCTCTTCATAGTATGTGAGCCTGTATATCACAATCCGCCAGGCATGAAAGCTCCCTGGCCCGGCGGGAAAACATACCGCTGTGAACAAGGCAATCATACTCCGCCCAGTCATGACAATATACATGACTTTTATGCTTGGGACTTTAAATTACCCTATGGCTCACCGGTGGTGGCAGCAGCAACCGGAACCGTCCATTTCGTTGGGATTACCGGGGAAGATGGATACGGAAATCGGATACGAATTCTACATTGGAATGGTGTCTATTCTCTGTACGCCCATCTAAGCTCTTTTTGTGTATCGGTTGGTCAACGGGTAGAACGAGGACAGATAATCGGTTATTCGGGTATGACGGGCTACGCCACTGGGCCGCACTTGCATTTTTCCATCATAGACAGACAAGGCCATGGCCTGCCATCCAGATTTGCAGACATCGGGATACCTGTTACCGGCGAATATTGTACTTCACAAAACTGGTATGCAAAGAACCATTTTTATAAGGATTAG
- a CDS encoding Uma2 family endonuclease → MKNGFDSSKINSPKSVIWYNTGKFLKSFLVIEILSQNSAKRDKVMKKESYARFAVPEYWIVDPAHLTIEQYLLVHSGEPYELANVFGAEDTVRSERIPCVSFLVKEGLKIVMRK, encoded by the coding sequence TTGAAAAATGGGTTCGATTCATCAAAAATAAATTCCCCAAAATCCGTTATCTGGTATAACACCGGAAAATTTCTCAAGTCGTTTCTTGTTATCGAGATCTTGTCCCAAAACAGCGCCAAACGGGACAAAGTTATGAAAAAGGAATCCTATGCAAGGTTTGCCGTGCCCGAATATTGGATTGTCGATCCTGCCCACCTTACGATTGAACAGTACCTGTTGGTTCATTCGGGTGAACCTTACGAACTGGCCAATGTATTCGGAGCGGAAGATACAGTCCGGTCAGAACGGATTCCCTGCGTGTCGTTCCTAGTCAAAGAGGGATTGAAAATTGTGATGCGCAAATAA
- a CDS encoding S-layer homology domain-containing protein: protein MANKLIVNGVGNGTFNPEGSVTRAQFAAMLANSLGLRGKAANHYFTDVAADSWYAPYVDAVYKAGLVKGVGEGRFAPEQLITREEMAVLVMRALKFTGQEPSLSSGEAETLTGFADKAAISAWAKQDVAKAVKAGIVKGFTDGTFGASQSSSRAQAVVMITNLLNTIQFN from the coding sequence ATGGCCAACAAACTGATTGTGAACGGTGTCGGCAACGGAACGTTCAATCCGGAAGGCAGCGTGACCCGGGCTCAATTTGCCGCGATGCTGGCGAACTCATTGGGTCTGCGCGGCAAAGCCGCCAATCATTATTTTACGGATGTAGCTGCAGATTCCTGGTACGCACCCTATGTAGACGCGGTTTACAAAGCAGGCCTGGTGAAAGGTGTCGGGGAAGGCCGATTCGCTCCGGAACAGTTGATTACCCGGGAAGAGATGGCCGTCCTGGTTATGAGAGCCCTGAAATTTACGGGCCAGGAGCCAAGCCTATCATCCGGTGAAGCGGAAACACTGACAGGTTTTGCCGACAAAGCCGCCATTTCCGCTTGGGCCAAACAGGATGTTGCGAAAGCTGTGAAAGCAGGCATTGTAAAAGGATTCACCGATGGCACTTTCGGCGCCTCCCAATCCAGTTCCCGCGCGCAAGCGGTTGTGATGATTACGAATTTGTTGAATACCATCCAATTTAATTGA
- a CDS encoding DNA alkylation repair protein, which translates to MNTPYQCPACRSNRSRFAILEQVPLYVKLDPDSGQILKQYANAFELEPFHVPYQGTPRRVHCGVCGLIDDEQKFVATARTQPRVPQ; encoded by the coding sequence TTGAACACCCCTTACCAATGCCCAGCCTGCAGAAGCAACCGCAGCCGGTTTGCCATCCTGGAGCAGGTACCCCTTTATGTGAAATTGGATCCGGACAGCGGGCAGATCCTGAAGCAATATGCCAATGCATTCGAACTGGAGCCGTTTCATGTTCCCTACCAGGGAACTCCCCGGCGAGTGCATTGCGGCGTTTGCGGATTGATTGATGATGAACAGAAGTTTGTCGCTACTGCCCGAACTCAACCGAGAGTGCCCCAATAG
- a CDS encoding M23 family metallopeptidase: protein MQRNKAWHICTLLVLAIPCGALAKGTGIPAKEPVDILISQEKKIQQEARKVHQELVATIHKIKDLEKDLATGRSKIHQQPQARKLVAVFARTSGVGYIPLLSVSDILPVWSWKDEAFDAYQTQAETREQLLEEKNRLLQQERELRERSRTLSDRISRMTGSPRKEGALDHLDPEKLAGLLAWPVPATKEVSSDYGWRKLNGDVEFHSGIDVAADLGDPIHAAAEGVVLFAGPAQGFGNWVVIRHPQGLLTIYGHMFRNGINVRPGQNVKKGDMIARVGSAGQSYGPHLHFAVATGLKNGSPETVDPWHFLQQE from the coding sequence ATGCAACGGAACAAAGCTTGGCACATCTGCACATTGCTGGTTCTGGCAATTCCGTGCGGAGCATTGGCCAAGGGAACCGGGATCCCCGCCAAAGAGCCGGTTGACATTCTCATCAGCCAAGAAAAGAAAATTCAGCAGGAAGCAAGGAAAGTTCATCAGGAACTTGTTGCCACCATCCACAAAATAAAAGATCTGGAAAAGGACCTGGCTACGGGAAGAAGCAAAATCCACCAGCAGCCGCAGGCCCGCAAGCTGGTAGCCGTCTTTGCCCGAACCTCCGGTGTTGGATACATCCCATTGCTGTCAGTGTCTGACATCCTGCCCGTCTGGTCATGGAAAGACGAAGCTTTCGACGCTTACCAAACCCAAGCGGAGACCCGAGAGCAACTGCTGGAAGAAAAGAACCGCCTGCTGCAGCAAGAACGAGAACTCCGTGAAAGGAGCCGGACCCTGTCGGACCGAATCTCCCGAATGACAGGCAGCCCGAGGAAAGAAGGAGCCCTCGACCATTTGGATCCGGAAAAATTGGCCGGTCTGCTTGCCTGGCCCGTGCCTGCCACCAAAGAAGTTTCTTCCGATTACGGGTGGCGCAAATTAAACGGAGATGTGGAGTTTCACAGCGGCATTGATGTGGCAGCCGATCTGGGAGACCCGATCCACGCGGCAGCCGAAGGGGTCGTACTGTTTGCCGGTCCTGCACAGGGGTTTGGCAATTGGGTGGTCATACGTCATCCGCAGGGGCTTTTGACCATATATGGCCACATGTTCAGAAACGGAATCAATGTCCGCCCCGGACAGAACGTTAAGAAAGGCGATATGATCGCCCGGGTTGGTTCTGCCGGACAGTCCTACGGTCCCCATCTGCATTTTGCAGTAGCCACCGGTCTGAAAAACGGTTCGCCGGAAACGGTCGACCCATGGCATTTCTTGCAACAAGAGTAG
- a CDS encoding GNAT family N-acetyltransferase, translated as MSMLLRKATRQDLPKLAELMSQLSGHLTTPTDMENRLRFIDESPFDLLFVCEEDGAVLGLMSFRIRENLEEVSRFGEVSAVVVDPGARRKGVGRFMMEYAEQLAREQGCIGTWLVSGFGREEEAHKFYKEMGYEVTGYRFVKRF; from the coding sequence ATATCCATGCTGCTACGAAAGGCGACACGACAGGACTTGCCAAAGCTGGCTGAATTGATGAGCCAACTTTCCGGGCATTTAACAACTCCTACGGATATGGAGAACCGGCTGCGGTTTATCGATGAAAGCCCTTTCGATTTATTGTTTGTTTGTGAGGAGGATGGAGCAGTCTTGGGATTGATGAGCTTTCGGATTCGCGAGAACTTGGAGGAAGTGAGTAGGTTCGGGGAAGTTTCGGCAGTCGTAGTAGATCCCGGCGCACGCCGCAAAGGTGTCGGTCGTTTCATGATGGAGTATGCGGAACAATTGGCCAGGGAACAAGGCTGTATCGGAACCTGGCTTGTCAGCGGGTTTGGTAGGGAAGAAGAAGCTCATAAGTTCTATAAGGAGATGGGATATGAGGTTACGGGGTACCGGTTTGTGAAAAGGTTTTGA
- a CDS encoding DUF1811 family protein — MKPDKLLSEMSPEELKLEMERLKQRGLELFEAGDYEEAMVLRTRWYLAASYLMDPKTIEVGGEYFIEGEPGGVFAVSHLDGVMAHGTLSNKPGVPLAYPIAMLTKEPPVE, encoded by the coding sequence ATGAAACCGGATAAGCTGTTAAGTGAAATGTCGCCTGAAGAGTTGAAATTGGAGATGGAGCGATTAAAACAGCGGGGGCTGGAACTGTTCGAAGCAGGCGACTACGAAGAAGCAATGGTGCTTCGCACCCGTTGGTATTTGGCCGCCTCCTATCTGATGGATCCCAAGACGATTGAAGTGGGCGGCGAATATTTTATCGAAGGGGAGCCGGGAGGCGTCTTTGCCGTGTCCCATCTGGACGGCGTGATGGCCCACGGCACCTTGTCAAACAAGCCCGGCGTCCCCCTGGCTTATCCCATCGCCATGCTGACAAAGGAACCGCCGGTTGAGTGA
- a CDS encoding histidine triad nucleotide-binding protein, translating into MDCIFCKIVNGEIPSKKVYEDEHVLAFHDINPIAPVHVLTIPKKHISSVLDIKEEDKELIGHLHLAVQKVAKEMGVDETGFRLIANTGKHGQQTVFHLHYHVIGGRQLEWKA; encoded by the coding sequence ATGGACTGCATTTTCTGCAAGATTGTGAATGGGGAAATTCCTTCCAAGAAAGTGTATGAGGACGAACATGTACTGGCTTTCCACGACATTAATCCGATCGCTCCCGTGCACGTGTTGACAATCCCCAAGAAACACATTTCATCAGTGCTTGATATCAAGGAAGAAGACAAGGAACTGATTGGCCACCTCCACCTGGCGGTACAAAAGGTGGCAAAAGAAATGGGAGTGGATGAGACCGGCTTCCGTTTGATTGCCAATACAGGCAAACACGGGCAGCAAACCGTATTCCACCTGCATTACCATGTGATTGGCGGCCGCCAGTTGGAATGGAAGGCGTAA
- a CDS encoding YqkE family protein — translation MAKKKRPTGGQFQQGAASGNKSYSAEVQAKEKPATLKDLLNPDVLAKLKTRQAEMEAEEARKREEKRRQEEEARKAEQKRLENDFEYLLNNSKQDWRKFKE, via the coding sequence ATGGCAAAGAAGAAACGGCCTACGGGTGGACAATTCCAACAGGGAGCGGCATCCGGCAACAAGAGTTATTCGGCTGAGGTGCAAGCAAAGGAGAAGCCCGCGACGCTGAAAGATCTGTTGAACCCTGACGTGTTGGCGAAACTGAAAACCCGGCAGGCGGAGATGGAAGCGGAAGAAGCCCGCAAACGGGAGGAAAAGAGACGCCAGGAAGAGGAAGCGCGCAAAGCGGAGCAAAAGCGTTTGGAGAACGATTTCGAATATCTGCTGAACAACAGCAAACAGGACTGGCGGAAGTTTAAGGAGTAA
- the mnmH gene encoding tRNA 2-selenouridine(34) synthase MnmH produces MYRDVRFDEIKDRRDSVLIDVRSEGEYAESHIPGAVNIPIFNNEERARVGTVYKQVGPERAKELGLRIASAKLPELVKAVEQAAGGKQPVVYCWRGGMRSKSVATVLDLMGLPVCRLEGGYRGYRESVKEKLARYRLDSKCVVIQGMTGVGKTQLLHLLTEDGEPVLDLERMAGHKGSAFGSIGEKPSNQRTFDSLLLQRLEELEGSPYIIIEAESKRIGRVNMPDFLITAKEQGLHILLEAPLHIRVKRTLDQYIVEDPEFNEKVKGALSAIEKKLSPDDREAVMHAAEQKRYEDLTELLLVKYYDPRYRYTMDQYVGEFTRVDATDLAACKESVKRVIREKLKLAKETALYPI; encoded by the coding sequence ATGTATCGCGACGTGCGTTTTGATGAAATAAAAGACAGAAGAGATTCCGTGCTGATTGACGTCCGTTCGGAAGGGGAATATGCGGAGTCCCACATTCCGGGCGCCGTCAACATTCCGATCTTTAACAACGAGGAACGGGCCCGGGTGGGAACGGTTTACAAACAGGTCGGACCGGAGAGAGCCAAAGAACTGGGGCTGCGAATTGCCTCGGCCAAGCTTCCCGAATTGGTCAAAGCGGTGGAGCAAGCGGCTGGCGGCAAGCAACCGGTTGTGTATTGCTGGCGGGGCGGAATGCGCAGCAAAAGCGTGGCCACCGTCCTCGATCTGATGGGGTTGCCGGTTTGCCGCCTTGAGGGCGGATACCGCGGTTACCGGGAAAGTGTCAAGGAAAAATTGGCCCGGTACCGGCTTGATTCCAAATGCGTGGTCATCCAAGGGATGACCGGCGTGGGGAAGACACAACTGCTGCATCTTCTCACGGAAGACGGGGAACCGGTACTGGATTTGGAACGGATGGCCGGGCATAAAGGGTCGGCCTTTGGGTCCATCGGGGAGAAACCCAGCAACCAGAGGACTTTTGACTCCCTTTTGCTGCAAAGGCTGGAAGAATTGGAGGGGAGCCCGTACATCATCATTGAGGCGGAAAGCAAACGGATTGGACGGGTGAACATGCCTGACTTTCTCATAACCGCGAAAGAACAGGGATTGCATATCCTGCTGGAGGCCCCCTTGCACATTCGGGTGAAAAGGACGCTTGACCAATACATTGTGGAAGACCCGGAGTTCAATGAAAAAGTGAAGGGCGCGCTTAGTGCCATCGAAAAGAAATTGTCGCCGGATGACCGGGAAGCAGTTATGCATGCGGCGGAACAGAAACGTTATGAAGATCTGACAGAACTTCTGCTGGTCAAGTATTATGACCCGCGCTACAGGTACACGATGGACCAATATGTAGGAGAGTTCACCCGGGTAGACGCTACGGACTTGGCAGCATGCAAGGAATCGGTTAAGCGGGTGATCCGCGAGAAATTGAAACTGGCAAAGGAAACGGCGCTATACCCCATTTAA
- a CDS encoding spore germination protein: MPAVIGGIEIKNLAVAGQFHVGDLLSVAPKDSTLTYGGSGLALTGDFARSFNLLSSTNTIDPDLLDASTDTVL, translated from the coding sequence ATGCCGGCAGTAATCGGAGGCATTGAGATCAAGAATCTTGCAGTCGCGGGTCAGTTTCACGTGGGAGATTTGCTTTCCGTCGCCCCCAAGGATTCAACCCTCACATACGGCGGTTCCGGTCTGGCTCTGACAGGCGACTTTGCACGCAGTTTTAACCTTCTAAGCAGTACCAATACAATTGACCCGGATTTGCTGGATGCAAGCACGGACACGGTACTTTAA
- a CDS encoding spore germination protein has translation MPAILGALKVISVGSSGVVHIGDAIVIAPKSAAKTYAGSGSFNTGDFPSTYNVVSSTNVNDQDIADTNVAGL, from the coding sequence ATGCCGGCAATCCTGGGCGCCCTGAAAGTTATCAGCGTGGGCAGCAGCGGTGTTGTGCATATCGGCGATGCAATCGTGATCGCCCCGAAGTCGGCAGCCAAAACCTATGCCGGTTCGGGATCGTTTAATACGGGCGATTTCCCTTCCACGTACAATGTGGTCAGTTCGACCAATGTGAACGACCAGGACATTGCAGACACAAACGTGGCGGGTCTGTAA
- a CDS encoding spore germination protein GerPB, translating to MRITQHIHIGSLSINTIGGASIVQIGSSGMIQSYAESYQVTEVPKAPEVKEAPVAPVPPSAVSPLPGLTPMVPSPCSRIGAG from the coding sequence ATGAGAATCACGCAACATATCCATATCGGCAGTCTGTCCATCAACACCATTGGCGGTGCTTCCATTGTTCAGATCGGAAGCAGTGGAATGATCCAGTCTTACGCGGAATCCTACCAAGTCACAGAAGTTCCAAAGGCACCCGAGGTTAAAGAAGCACCGGTTGCGCCGGTTCCACCGTCCGCAGTTTCTCCCCTGCCCGGACTGACTCCCATGGTCCCTAGTCCCTGTTCCCGGATTGGGGCCGGGTGA
- a CDS encoding Hsp20/alpha crystallin family protein: MNNNPMDALRQLGQMGEQLQKIFGDDFIRNLMGSNADLQNLQNLQNLRNLSGMTGLTGIPGMDSNALPGNPLQSMFNWSDGGAYPRTDLYQTRNELIAVLEIPGLEKSGDVKLFVEPNRLVVRGNQSRRYSGVSKEKFLLSERRDSFEREIALPVRVIARKARASYRHGLLEVHMIKDTTQKSEPSGNPVPIEFE, translated from the coding sequence ATGAACAACAATCCGATGGATGCCCTTCGCCAGTTAGGACAGATGGGGGAGCAACTGCAGAAAATATTCGGGGACGATTTCATCCGGAACCTGATGGGATCGAATGCAGACCTGCAAAACTTGCAAAATCTTCAAAACCTGCGAAACCTGTCTGGAATGACCGGGTTAACCGGGATACCGGGGATGGATTCGAATGCACTGCCAGGAAATCCCCTCCAAAGTATGTTCAACTGGTCAGACGGTGGAGCCTATCCACGGACGGATTTGTATCAAACGCGGAATGAGCTGATTGCCGTATTGGAAATACCGGGACTTGAGAAAAGCGGTGATGTGAAACTGTTTGTCGAGCCGAACCGGCTGGTGGTCAGAGGCAACCAATCCCGCAGATATTCGGGTGTTTCAAAGGAAAAATTCCTCCTGTCCGAAAGAAGAGATTCGTTTGAGCGGGAGATTGCTTTGCCGGTACGCGTAATTGCCAGAAAGGCGAGAGCCTCTTACCGTCACGGTTTGCTGGAAGTCCATATGATCAAAGATACGACTCAAAAAAGCGAGCCAAGCGGCAACCCCGTCCCGATTGAATTTGAATAG
- a CDS encoding YtrH family sporulation protein, which produces MGFLSTVIIDFCVALGMVLGGSMIGAVGALITHHPPMDTMLKLADQLKIWALLAALGGSMDTLKIIGDGVWEFKFNPVLKQFAYLVACFLGCQTGFYLVKWIVLGRES; this is translated from the coding sequence ATGGGTTTCCTGTCAACGGTCATAATCGACTTTTGTGTCGCCCTGGGAATGGTACTTGGCGGTTCGATGATCGGAGCCGTTGGCGCCCTGATCACCCACCACCCGCCGATGGACACCATGCTGAAATTGGCCGACCAGTTGAAAATATGGGCACTATTGGCCGCACTCGGAGGCTCAATGGACACGTTAAAGATCATTGGTGACGGGGTCTGGGAATTTAAATTCAATCCGGTGCTCAAGCAGTTCGCCTACCTGGTAGCCTGTTTCCTGGGATGCCAGACAGGATTTTACCTTGTGAAATGGATCGTGTTGGGAAGGGAATCGTAA
- a CDS encoding nitroreductase family protein: MDVLSAIEKRREITSFKPDSIPPELLDKLIRSAYLAPSGNNLPSREFILVTDRDKLQSLAATTPYMKWLEQSAAAVVIVSDQQLSKYWLQDASIAGGFLWLTAVSLGLGAAWGAVYHSEDPEESAKRERYAREQLGIPEHLRVVAILGLGWPAAEPSPKEMYPVERVVHTETYPAPSSKESRD, encoded by the coding sequence ATGGATGTATTGTCAGCGATCGAGAAAAGAAGGGAGATTACAAGTTTTAAGCCGGATTCGATTCCCCCGGAACTGCTTGACAAATTGATACGCTCCGCCTATCTGGCTCCGAGCGGCAACAATCTGCCGTCCCGCGAGTTCATCCTGGTTACCGACCGTGACAAATTGCAAAGTTTAGCAGCCACTACACCCTATATGAAGTGGCTGGAACAAAGCGCGGCCGCAGTGGTGATTGTCAGTGACCAACAACTCAGCAAGTATTGGCTGCAGGATGCCTCGATCGCCGGCGGATTCCTCTGGTTAACGGCGGTGTCCCTCGGACTTGGTGCCGCATGGGGCGCGGTCTATCACTCGGAAGATCCGGAAGAATCGGCAAAAAGAGAACGATACGCCCGTGAACAACTGGGGATTCCGGAGCACCTGCGGGTGGTTGCGATTCTTGGTCTTGGATGGCCTGCGGCCGAGCCAAGCCCGAAAGAGATGTATCCGGTGGAGAGGGTTGTACACACAGAAACATATCCGGCTCCAAGCAGCAAGGAAAGCCGAGATTAA
- a CDS encoding DUF1450 domain-containing protein yields MIVEICETNETRELIGEIRTAFPDAEIVVYSCLERCNACYLTLFVLIDGTLVEAYSPQQLLEKIKQFQ; encoded by the coding sequence TTGATTGTTGAGATCTGTGAGACAAATGAAACTCGGGAACTTATCGGTGAAATACGTACTGCATTTCCAGATGCGGAAATTGTGGTCTACTCGTGTTTGGAACGCTGCAACGCATGTTATCTTACCCTGTTCGTGCTGATTGACGGAACTCTGGTTGAAGCCTATTCCCCGCAACAACTGTTGGAGAAGATCAAGCAGTTCCAATGA
- a CDS encoding hydrogenase small subunit, translated as MKPTFEAYALDRSGHELELNIEAWSRLYGFDKERLREAVKKKRTPVIWINALDCTGCSESFLKSTRPSAADILMDWISLEYSEFLSASSGGQLEHAKELAIEKYKREYVLVVEGAIPLRDECLTVAGRSVREDIMEVAKGAKAVFAYGSCSAWGGIPVANPNPTGAVSLPELIPDAPVVLVPGCPPSRKSWWEPCCICSYTMPCLSLTRRAGPRCSMNAQSISCVSENLSLIRNYLWNRMMMRRRKRGTVS; from the coding sequence ATGAAACCGACCTTTGAGGCTTATGCTTTGGACCGCAGCGGACATGAATTGGAACTCAACATTGAGGCATGGTCCCGACTGTACGGGTTTGATAAGGAACGGTTGCGAGAGGCCGTAAAGAAGAAACGGACTCCGGTCATCTGGATCAATGCCCTGGATTGCACCGGATGCAGCGAATCTTTCCTTAAATCCACACGACCAAGTGCAGCCGACATTCTTATGGATTGGATTTCGTTGGAATATAGCGAGTTTCTTTCCGCCTCGTCGGGGGGACAATTGGAACATGCCAAAGAATTGGCGATTGAAAAGTATAAAAGGGAGTACGTACTGGTTGTGGAAGGGGCAATCCCGTTGCGGGACGAATGCTTGACGGTTGCCGGACGATCTGTAAGAGAGGATATTATGGAAGTGGCCAAGGGAGCCAAAGCGGTTTTCGCATACGGGAGCTGTTCCGCATGGGGAGGAATCCCTGTTGCCAATCCGAACCCGACAGGCGCGGTCTCCCTCCCGGAATTGATCCCGGATGCGCCGGTTGTGCTTGTGCCCGGTTGCCCCCCATCGCGGAAGTCATGGTGGGAACCCTGTTGCATTTGCTCGTATACGATGCCCTGCCTGAGCTTGACAAGAAGAGCCGGCCCAAGATGTTCTATGAATGCACAGTCCATCAGTTGTGTCAGCGAAAACCTTTCTTTGATCAGAAATTATTTGTGGAATCGTATGATGATGAGGCGGCGAAAAAGGGGTACTGTCTCTTGA
- a CDS encoding type II toxin-antitoxin system Phd/YefM family antitoxin, whose translation MNIKPSTTIRNDYNGFSKYCHELDEPVVLTRNGEADLVVMSHEAYRRMEARIKLQSKLLVAEKQVAEGAQLIEHDQVIATMRRKINAAKE comes from the coding sequence GTGAATATTAAGCCGTCGACAACAATCCGAAATGATTATAATGGTTTTTCAAAATACTGCCACGAGCTTGATGAGCCGGTCGTGCTGACACGTAATGGGGAAGCCGACCTGGTTGTCATGAGCCATGAAGCATATCGACGCATGGAGGCCCGTATCAAATTGCAATCCAAGCTATTGGTTGCAGAAAAGCAGGTTGCCGAAGGTGCACAATTGATTGAACATGACCAAGTTATAGCAACGATGCGGAGAAAGATCAATGCCGCAAAGGAATAA